From Candidatus Lokiarchaeota archaeon, one genomic window encodes:
- a CDS encoding transcriptional regulator: MLTRRQRIAKLLEEIDQPLTAIDIREILELESISNIYEDLTHIAKSVQNEGKQLLMRPASCGDCGFVFRSRTKPDTPSRCPECKSEWIRMPAYTIVEKEN, translated from the coding sequence ATGCTTACTCGCCGTCAACGAATCGCAAAGCTCCTTGAAGAAATCGATCAACCTCTTACAGCAATCGACATACGAGAGATTCTGGAACTGGAAAGCATCTCGAATATCTATGAGGATTTGACCCATATAGCCAAAAGCGTTCAAAATGAAGGGAAACAACTCCTAATGCGGCCAGCCAGTTGTGGAGATTGTGGATTCGTCTTCAGAAGCCGAACCAAACCAGATACCCCTTCAAGATGTCCAGAATGTAAATCAGAGTGGATTCGTATGCCCGCGTATACAATCGTTGAAAAAGAGAATTAG
- a CDS encoding ribbon-helix-helix protein, CopG family, whose product MPKETDEADKKKIISVTMSQSLVKRIDELVKERVARSRAQMIEDAVRKFLDFTVHKWTERGLYVNTFRFALESESQVSLFFSTLTPDDQYELGRTAGKQAPIADIVKLFYGTDIKKEEGLMLAMERLEEYGWGSISLHDDLIVISSPFYPAHFLKGYFESLLDIDLELMETNVKENVALKMGSS is encoded by the coding sequence TTGCCAAAAGAAACGGATGAGGCGGATAAGAAGAAGATAATCAGCGTGACCATGAGCCAGTCGTTGGTAAAACGTATTGATGAACTGGTGAAGGAGCGGGTGGCTCGATCGAGAGCTCAGATGATTGAGGACGCTGTGAGAAAGTTTCTAGATTTCACTGTACATAAGTGGACAGAACGTGGGCTCTATGTAAACACATTTCGGTTTGCTTTGGAATCCGAAAGCCAAGTTTCACTATTCTTCAGTACCCTAACTCCTGATGATCAATACGAACTAGGAAGAACCGCAGGAAAGCAAGCACCAATAGCAGATATTGTGAAGCTCTTCTACGGGACTGATATCAAAAAAGAAGAGGGTTTGATGCTTGCAATGGAGCGTCTCGAAGAATACGGGTGGGGTTCTATTAGTCTACATGATGATCTCATCGTCATCAGTAGTCCCTTCTATCCAGCGCATTTCCTGAAAGGCTATTTCGAGTCTCTTCTAGATATAGACTTGGAACTTATGGAGACAAATGTGAAAGAGAATGTAGCACTGAAGATGGGCTCATCCTAG
- a CDS encoding desulfoferrodoxin FeS4 iron-binding domain-containing protein produces MAKEGATYVCDICQQVVVVKKSGPGTLVCCDQPMRLYEEE; encoded by the coding sequence ATGGCTAAAGAAGGAGCAACCTACGTCTGTGATATCTGTCAACAAGTTGTTGTGGTGAAGAAATCAGGCCCTGGCACTCTGGTCTGTTGCGATCAACCTATGCGCTTGTATGAAGAGGAATAG